A stretch of Cicer arietinum cultivar CDC Frontier isolate Library 1 chromosome 5, Cicar.CDCFrontier_v2.0, whole genome shotgun sequence DNA encodes these proteins:
- the LOC101497961 gene encoding uncharacterized protein, producing MAEKLGGSTKLVVLADLNVDPPETDDDDSSLLPPPPTEVSRSIIDENSQDKSLLSKDTDSIEGEGKKLNKLGKCRSKPSKTDSSIDCGADADGDQHVQGTPSSREEKVSSMKTGLVHVARKMPKNAHAHFILGLMYQRLNQPQKAILAYEKAEEILLRPEAEIDRPEFLSLVQIHHAQCLIIESSSENNSDKELEPHELEEILSKLKESIQSDIRQAAVWNTLGFILLKTGRVQSAISVLSSLLAIAPENYDCLGNLGVAYLQIGNLELSVKCFQELILKDQNHPAALVNYASLLLCKYASVVAGAGASAAEDALAEQSTAANAAKECLFAAIKADGKSAHIWTNLAYAFSITGDHRSSSKCLEKAAKLEPNCMSTRYAVAIHRIKEAERSQDPSELLSCAGNEMASIIRDGDSSLVELPLAWTGLAMVHKAQHEIAAAYESEQYGLTEIEERAVSSLKQAIAEHPDDAVQWHQLGVHTLSARQFKTSQKYFKAAVACDKDCCYAWSNLGISLQLSEEPSQAEEVYKRALSLATTQEAHTILSNLGILYRHQKKYQLAKAMFTKSLELQPGYAPAFNNLGLVFVAEGLLEEAKYCFEKALESDPLLDAAKSNSIKVVTMSKLCKGLSSCNL from the exons ATGGCAGAGAAGTTGGGAGGTTCTACAAAACTCGTGGTTTTGGCTGACCTAAACGTTGATCCTCCAGAAACCGACGACGACGACTCTTCACTTCTTCCTCCTCCACCCACTGAAGTTTCCag gtCGATAATTGATGAAAACAGTCAAGATAAGAGTTTGTTGTCCAAAGACACCGATAGCATTGAAGGCGAAGGTAAAAAGTTGAACAAACTGGGGAAATGCCGTTCCAAACCTAGCAAGACAGACTCTTCTATTGATTGTGGAGCTGATGCAGATGGTGATCAACATGTCCAAGGGACTCCTTCATCTCGGGAGGAAAAAGTTAGCAGCATGAAGACT GGCTTGGTTCATGTTGCAAGGAAGATGCCCAAAAATGCCCATGCTCATTTTATACTTGGCTTGATGTACCAAAGATTAAACCAACCTCAAAAG gCTATATTGGCTTATGAGAAGGCAGAAGAGATATTACTCAGGCCTGAGGCTGAGATTGATAGGCCAGAGTTCCTTTCTTTAGTTCAGATTCACCATGCACAG TGCCTGATAATAGAAAGTTCATCAGAAAATAATTCAGACAAAGAACTTGAACCTCATGAACTTGAGGAAATTCTTTCTAAACTGAAAGAATCAATACAATCAGATATCAGACAGGCAGCTGTATGGAATACGCTGGGTTTTATCCTTCTTAAAACTGGTCGTGTGCAG AGTGCTATCTCAGTGTTGTCATCCCTGTTGGCCATTGCACCAGAGAACTATGATTGCCTAGGTAATCTTGGGGTAGCTTATCTTCAAAT AGGAAATTTGGAATTATCTGTCAAGTGTTTCCAAGAGCTGATCCTAAAAGATCAAAACCACCCTGCAGCTTTGGTCAATTATGCTTCCCTTCTTTTGTGTAAATATGCTTCAGTTGTAGCAG GTGCTGGTGCAAGTGCTGCTGAAGATGCTTTGGCAGAACAGTCCACGGCTGCTAATGCTGCTAAGGAATGTTTGTTTGCTGCCATTAAAGCAGATGGAAAATCAGCTCATATTTGGACAAATCTTGCCTATGCATTTTCTATTACTGGTGATCATCGAAGTTCCAGCAAGTGCTTGGAGAAG GCGGCAAAGCTGGAACCCAATTGCATGTCTACTCGATATGCTGTTGCTATCCATCGAATAAAGGAGGCAGAAAGATCTCAAGATCCTAGTGAACTGCTTTCTTGTGCTGGAAATGAGATGGCTTCCATTATAAGAGATGGTGATTCATCCTTGGTTGAGCTTCCATTAGCATGGACCGGGCTTGCAATGGTTCACAAGGCTCAGCATGAGATAGCAGCAGCATATGAAAGTGAACAGTATGGGCTGACAGAAATCGAAGAGCGTGCTGTTTCCAGTCTAAAGCAG GCCATAGCAGAACATCCAGATGATGCGGTGCAGTGGCACCAACTTGGCGTTCATACTCTTAGTGCTAGGCAATTCAAAACATCACAAAAATACTTCAAAGCTGCTGTTGCCTGTGACAAGGACTGCTGCTATGCATGGTCTAACCTCG GTATCTCACTTCAACTATCAGAAGAACCATCACAAGCTGAAGAAGTATACAAGCGGGCTTTGTCTTTGGCAACAACACAAGAAGCGCATACTATACTATCCAATTTGGGAATTCTATATCGCCATCAGAAAAAGTATCAACTTGCGAAAGCTATGTTTACAAAGTCACTTGAACTACAACCTGGGTATGCTCCTGCATTCAACAATTTAGGTCTTGTTTTTGTTGCAGAGGGTCTTTTAGAAGAGGCCAAATATTGTTTTGAGAAAGCACTCGAATCAGATCCGTTGCTGGATGCAGCCAAGTCTAACTCGATTAAGGTTGTCACAATGTCCAAGTTATGCAAAGGCCTCTCCTCATGCAATCTTTAA